One Deinococcus aestuarii DNA segment encodes these proteins:
- a CDS encoding HAD family hydrolase, with the protein MTDSTRAYHHVAFDWGGVFTIGTFDGRSTQNVADRSGVPVERVRESYFRHVRQLEVGEWTLPQFWAVMQEETGVRLPYDEFEALYLGSVHDNLPMYATLAALPRSVRVGLLSNNYPVVSDHLRRDPRFARFDALVFSNELRQKKPHPDAFSALQGAMGVPAAQVAFVDDVEENIDAARVAGFHGLLYHHDRHAEFERELEAWLGVGVRV; encoded by the coding sequence ATGACCGATTCGACCCGGGCCTACCATCACGTCGCCTTCGACTGGGGCGGCGTCTTCACCATCGGGACCTTCGACGGGCGCTCCACCCAGAACGTCGCCGACCGAAGCGGTGTGCCCGTCGAGCGCGTGCGGGAGAGTTACTTCCGGCACGTCCGGCAACTGGAGGTCGGCGAGTGGACCCTGCCGCAGTTCTGGGCCGTCATGCAGGAGGAGACGGGCGTCAGGCTGCCCTACGACGAGTTCGAGGCCCTGTACCTCGGCAGCGTCCACGACAACCTCCCGATGTACGCCACCCTCGCCGCGCTGCCCCGCTCGGTCCGGGTCGGCCTGCTGAGCAACAACTATCCCGTCGTCAGCGACCACCTGCGCCGCGACCCGCGCTTCGCCCGCTTCGACGCCCTGGTCTTCAGCAACGAGCTGCGGCAGAAAAAGCCTCACCCCGACGCCTTCTCCGCCCTGCAAGGCGCGATGGGGGTGCCCGCCGCCCAGGTCGCCTTCGTGGACGACGTGGAAGAGAACATCGACGCGGCGCGGGTCGCGGGCTTCCACGGCCTGCTCTACCACCACGACCGCCACGCCGAGTTCGAGCGTGAACTGGAGGCGTGGCTGGGCGTGGGCGTCAGGGTCTGA
- the aroA gene encoding 3-phosphoshikimate 1-carboxyvinyltransferase has protein sequence MTQGGLPERFDVIVHPARELRGELRAQPSKNYTTRYLLAAALAQGETRVVGVATSEDAEAMIRCLRDWGAGVERLGEDAVVRGFGAHPRAGVTLDPGNAGAVARFLMGVAALTEGTTFVTDHADSLGRRPQGDLLEALERLGARVTSRDGKLPVTISGPVRGGLVQVGAERSSQYASALMFLAPLLPDGLDLRLTGEIKSHAPLRQTLDTLAAFGVTASASADLSRVTIPGGQTYQAGRVLVPGDYPGSAAILAAAALLPGEVTVTNLRANDLQGEREAVDVLREMGADLVHEGDRVTVRGGRPLHAVTRDGDGFTDAVQALTAAAASAQGTTTWENVETLRLKECDRISDTRRELERLGVTAGETRNSLTVTGTPRIPGGVTADGHGDHRMIMLLTLLGLRAEAPVRITGAHHIRKSYPEFFQHLEELGARFGYAETGAQ, from the coding sequence ATGACCCAAGGCGGCCTGCCCGAACGCTTCGACGTGATCGTCCATCCCGCCCGCGAGTTGCGCGGGGAATTGCGGGCACAGCCGAGCAAGAACTACACGACCCGGTATCTCCTCGCGGCGGCCCTGGCCCAGGGAGAGACCCGCGTGGTCGGCGTGGCGACGAGCGAGGACGCGGAGGCGATGATTCGCTGCCTGCGCGACTGGGGCGCGGGCGTGGAGCGGCTCGGGGAAGATGCCGTCGTGCGTGGCTTCGGCGCCCATCCCCGTGCGGGCGTGACCCTCGACCCCGGCAACGCGGGCGCCGTCGCCCGGTTCCTGATGGGGGTCGCGGCGCTGACCGAGGGCACGACTTTCGTCACCGACCACGCCGACTCGCTGGGTCGGCGGCCACAAGGTGATTTGTTGGAGGCGCTGGAGCGGCTGGGAGCGCGGGTGACCAGCCGGGACGGCAAGTTGCCCGTCACGATCAGCGGCCCGGTGCGCGGCGGGCTGGTGCAGGTCGGCGCGGAACGCTCCAGCCAGTACGCCTCGGCGTTGATGTTCCTCGCGCCATTGCTGCCGGACGGGCTCGATCTGAGGCTCACGGGCGAGATCAAGAGCCACGCGCCGCTGCGGCAGACCCTCGACACCCTCGCGGCGTTCGGGGTCACGGCGAGCGCGAGCGCTGACCTGAGCCGCGTCACCATCCCCGGCGGGCAGACGTACCAGGCGGGCCGCGTGCTCGTGCCCGGCGACTACCCCGGCAGCGCGGCGATCCTGGCCGCCGCCGCCCTCCTCCCCGGCGAGGTGACGGTCACGAACCTGCGGGCGAACGACCTCCAGGGCGAGCGCGAGGCCGTGGACGTGCTGCGCGAGATGGGAGCCGACCTCGTGCACGAGGGGGACCGGGTGACCGTGCGCGGCGGGCGGCCCCTGCACGCGGTCACCCGCGACGGGGACGGCTTCACCGACGCCGTGCAGGCCCTCACCGCCGCCGCCGCCTCGGCGCAGGGCACGACGACCTGGGAGAATGTGGAGACGCTTCGCCTCAAGGAATGCGACCGCATCAGCGACACACGGCGGGAACTGGAGCGGCTGGGGGTGACGGCGGGCGAGACAAGAAACAGTCTGACCGTGACGGGCACGCCGCGAATCCCCGGTGGGGTCACCGCCGACGGGCACGGCGACCACCGGATGATCATGCTGCTCACGTTGCTCGGCCTGCGGGCGGAGGCGCCCGTCCGCATCACGGGCGCGCACCACATCCGCAAGAGCTACCCGGAGTTCTTCCAGCACCTGGAGGAGCTGGGGGCGCGGTTCGGGTACGCGGAGACGGGGGCTCAATGA
- a CDS encoding PspA/IM30 family protein — MSILDRLSRLLRANVNDMISRAEDPAKIIEQALRDMRAAYGEARAEVADAMSQGAKLEREANTNRRLSEEYEKKAEEALRGGSEELAREALRRAQNHKDLARGFEEQVSVQRSTVDQLKTQLRALEAKIDELESRKSLLAARQKTAQAGATLDRVSGFDQAGSAMGAFEEMERKVAGMEDRNRAMTELREENDIDAQLANLGRDRDLDDAFAALKARVQGGDKQG; from the coding sequence ATGAGTATTCTCGACCGACTGTCCAGACTGCTGCGCGCCAACGTGAACGACATGATCAGTCGCGCGGAGGACCCCGCCAAGATCATCGAGCAGGCCCTGCGCGACATGCGGGCCGCCTACGGCGAGGCGCGGGCCGAGGTGGCCGACGCGATGAGCCAGGGCGCCAAACTCGAGCGCGAGGCGAACACCAACCGCCGCCTTTCCGAGGAGTACGAGAAGAAGGCCGAAGAGGCCCTGCGCGGCGGCAGCGAGGAGCTGGCCCGCGAGGCGCTGCGCCGCGCGCAAAACCACAAGGACCTCGCCCGGGGGTTCGAGGAGCAGGTATCCGTCCAGCGCAGCACCGTCGATCAGCTCAAGACGCAACTGCGCGCGCTGGAGGCCAAGATCGACGAGCTGGAGTCGCGCAAGTCCCTGCTCGCCGCCCGGCAGAAGACGGCCCAGGCGGGCGCGACCCTCGACCGGGTGAGCGGCTTCGACCAAGCGGGGAGCGCGATGGGCGCCTTCGAGGAGATGGAGCGCAAGGTCGCCGGGATGGAGGACCGCAACCGGGCGATGACCGAGCTGCGCGAGGAGAACGACATCGACGCGCAATTGGCGAACCTGGGCCGCGACCGTGACCTCGACGACGCCTTCGCCGCCCTCAAGGCCCGCGTGCAGGGCGGGGACAAGCAGGGTTGA
- a CDS encoding PIN/TRAM domain-containing protein, with the protein MLWLRLVLILLGLLAGLGVGRALEGGSGDPDLARVNTLSLGLAGALAALLLAPRAERLAAGWVGRLGRWYAGLSPRRVAAATFGLMVALLLSVLLGSLLRGLPFSTWLWSVLATLLLAAFFVPFALRHEGAFAPLALPPARRPAGGKLLDTNVIIDGRILDLARSGFLEGELIVPGFVLRELQLLADHGDPQKRTRGKRGLAVLEELREARPLRVEDWDDPTLSTVDDKLVRLARQTGAALLSNDGNLGKIARLHGLTVLSLHALAVALRPQVQAGDYLTVTVTKNGQQQGQGVGYLEDGTMVVVEDGLKYRGKPTRVLVVNNVQTNVGRMIFARAEKSDAA; encoded by the coding sequence GTGCTCTGGCTGCGGCTTGTTCTCATTTTGCTCGGTCTGCTCGCCGGTCTGGGGGTCGGCCGGGCGCTGGAAGGCGGCAGCGGCGACCCCGACCTGGCGCGGGTGAATACCCTCAGCCTGGGGCTGGCGGGGGCGCTCGCCGCCCTGCTGCTCGCTCCCCGCGCCGAACGTCTCGCCGCCGGATGGGTGGGCAGGCTGGGGCGCTGGTACGCCGGGCTCTCTCCCCGGCGGGTGGCGGCGGCCACCTTCGGGCTGATGGTCGCCCTGCTCCTGAGCGTGCTGCTCGGGAGTCTGCTGCGCGGCCTGCCCTTTTCGACCTGGCTGTGGAGCGTCCTCGCCACCCTGCTGCTCGCGGCCTTTTTCGTGCCCTTTGCCCTGCGCCACGAAGGCGCCTTCGCGCCCCTCGCCCTGCCGCCCGCCCGGCGCCCCGCCGGGGGCAAGCTGCTCGACACCAACGTCATCATCGACGGACGCATCCTCGACCTCGCCCGCAGCGGCTTTCTGGAGGGTGAGCTGATCGTGCCCGGCTTCGTGCTGCGCGAGTTGCAGCTTCTCGCCGACCACGGCGACCCCCAGAAACGCACGCGCGGCAAACGCGGCCTCGCCGTGCTGGAGGAGTTGCGCGAGGCCCGCCCCCTGCGCGTCGAGGACTGGGACGACCCGACCCTTTCCACCGTGGACGACAAGCTCGTGCGCCTCGCCCGCCAGACGGGGGCCGCCCTCCTCTCGAACGACGGCAACCTCGGCAAGATCGCCCGGCTGCACGGCCTCACGGTCCTGAGCCTGCACGCCCTCGCCGTGGCCCTGAGACCCCAGGTCCAGGCCGGGGACTACCTCACCGTCACGGTCACGAAGAACGGGCAGCAGCAGGGTCAGGGGGTCGGCTACCTGGAAGACGGCACGATGGTCGTGGTCGAGGACGGCCTGAAGTACCGCGGCAAGCCCACCCGCGTCCTCGTGGTGAACAACGTGCAGACCAACGTGGGCCGCATGATCTTCGCGCGGGCGGAGAAAAGCGACGCGGCGTGA
- a CDS encoding DUF1572 family protein — protein sequence MDLAELYLSDVRGRMRGVKALGEGALAQLREDEVGVVLSPGGNSAGVLVRHLAGNMRSRWGGLRSGYAAGMEGETGSRDRDAEFEESELSLTELRAEWEDGWAVFLDALDHLGPADLTRTLTIRGEAHTVLAAIQRQVAHYSGHVYQLVFLVKTLRGEGWETLSIPRGGSASFNAGMRGRHGLS from the coding sequence ATGGACCTTGCAGAGCTGTACCTCTCCGACGTACGCGGGCGGATGCGTGGCGTGAAGGCGCTCGGCGAGGGCGCCCTCGCCCAACTGCGGGAGGACGAGGTGGGCGTGGTGCTCTCGCCGGGCGGGAACAGCGCCGGGGTCCTCGTGCGGCACCTCGCCGGAAATATGCGCTCGCGCTGGGGCGGCCTGCGGTCGGGGTACGCGGCGGGCATGGAAGGCGAGACGGGCAGCCGTGACCGGGATGCCGAGTTCGAGGAGAGCGAGCTGAGCCTGACCGAGTTGCGCGCCGAGTGGGAGGACGGCTGGGCCGTGTTTCTGGACGCCCTGGACCATCTAGGGCCCGCCGACCTCACCCGGACGCTGACCATCCGGGGCGAGGCGCATACCGTGCTGGCGGCCATCCAGCGCCAGGTGGCGCACTACAGCGGGCACGTCTACCAGCTCGTTTTCCTCGTCAAGACTTTGCGCGGGGAAGGGTGGGAGACGCTGAGCATTCCGCGCGGCGGGTCGGCCAGCTTCAATGCCGGGATGCGGGGGCGGCACGGCTTGTCTTGA
- a CDS encoding PQQ-dependent sugar dehydrogenase has protein sequence MLSRTKGWLVAAGLLLAGGAGAQTPDLQVPDGFKVTVFAEGFGQPRFMAVAPNGDVFVSDPRAGTVTVLPDRDANGRADGKTVFASGLNRPHGLAFQNGALYVANTDGVVRFAYQTGQTRASGAAQQIVSLPPNGGHWTRTVVFGPDGKMYVSTGSTCNVCEEGDKRRAAVWVYDADGKNGKPYATGLRNAVGLEWYGGALYATNNGRDMLGDNIPPEGFYRTKAGGFYGWPYCYTTRPGQPQVWDKDFGRKNASVCGGATPAFALTTAHSAPLGLTFYDGQTFPQNYRGKMFAALHGSWNRSTKSGYKVVTVDPQTGKVTDFLTGFLRGQNVLGRPVDLVVARDGSLLLTDDGEGRVYRIQYTGG, from the coding sequence ATGCTGAGCAGAACGAAAGGGTGGCTGGTCGCGGCTGGCCTGCTCCTCGCGGGCGGGGCGGGGGCGCAGACGCCGGACCTCCAGGTGCCGGACGGCTTCAAGGTGACGGTCTTCGCCGAGGGCTTCGGGCAGCCGCGCTTCATGGCAGTGGCGCCGAACGGGGACGTGTTCGTGTCGGACCCGCGCGCCGGGACCGTGACCGTGCTGCCCGACCGGGACGCGAACGGGCGGGCCGACGGCAAGACGGTCTTCGCCTCGGGCCTTAACCGTCCGCACGGCCTCGCCTTCCAGAACGGGGCCCTCTACGTGGCGAACACGGACGGGGTGGTGCGCTTCGCCTACCAGACGGGCCAGACGAGGGCGAGCGGGGCGGCGCAACAGATCGTCAGCCTGCCCCCCAACGGCGGGCACTGGACACGCACGGTCGTCTTCGGGCCGGACGGGAAGATGTACGTCTCGACGGGCTCCACCTGCAACGTCTGCGAGGAGGGCGACAAGCGCCGCGCCGCCGTGTGGGTCTACGACGCGGACGGCAAGAACGGCAAACCCTACGCGACCGGCCTGCGGAACGCGGTCGGCCTGGAGTGGTACGGCGGCGCCCTCTACGCGACCAACAACGGGCGCGACATGCTCGGGGACAACATTCCGCCCGAGGGCTTCTACCGGACGAAGGCGGGCGGCTTCTACGGCTGGCCGTACTGCTACACGACGCGGCCCGGCCAGCCCCAGGTGTGGGACAAGGACTTCGGGCGCAAAAACGCGAGCGTGTGCGGGGGGGCCACACCCGCCTTCGCCCTGACGACCGCGCACTCGGCGCCGCTGGGCCTGACCTTCTACGACGGCCAGACCTTTCCGCAGAATTACCGGGGCAAGATGTTCGCCGCCCTCCACGGCTCGTGGAACCGCAGCACCAAGAGCGGCTACAAGGTCGTGACGGTCGACCCGCAGACGGGCAAGGTGACCGACTTCCTGACGGGCTTCCTGCGTGGGCAAAACGTGCTGGGCCGCCCGGTGGACCTCGTGGTGGCGCGGGACGGCTCGCTGCTGCTGACCGACGACGGCGAGGGGCGGGTCTACCGCATCCAGTACACCGGGGGCTGA
- a CDS encoding saccharopine dehydrogenase family protein, whose amino-acid sequence MSRIIIIGAGGVGNVVAKKCAQNDEVFTEVLLASRTVGKCDKIVAEIHEHFPQSKAKFTTAAVDADNVPELVALIRSFQPELVINVALPYQDLTIMDACLETGVHYLDTANYEPRDEAKFEYHWQWAYRERFERAGLMALLGCGFDPGATNVFTAHHAKHHFEEIHYLDIVDCNNGNHGKAFATNFNPEINIREITANGRYWENGGWVETQPLEISQDIYYPNVATRKSFVLYHEELESLVVNFPTIKRARFWMTFGEAYIKHLTVLEAVGMTSIEPINFRGQQIAPIEFLKAVLPAPESLAANYTGQTCIGVQARGIGKDGEPNKVHFVYNVKDHAECYREVQAQGVSYTTGVPAMIGAMLMLQKTWFKPGVYNVEEFDPDPFIAGMNRWGLPVDELGGIQLVLD is encoded by the coding sequence ATGAGCCGAATCATCATCATCGGGGCGGGCGGCGTGGGCAACGTCGTCGCCAAGAAGTGCGCCCAGAACGACGAAGTGTTCACCGAGGTCCTGCTCGCCAGCCGCACGGTGGGCAAGTGCGACAAGATCGTCGCCGAGATTCACGAGCACTTCCCCCAGAGCAAGGCGAAGTTCACGACCGCCGCCGTGGACGCCGACAACGTGCCCGAACTCGTGGCGCTGATCCGCTCCTTCCAGCCGGAACTGGTCATCAACGTGGCCCTGCCCTACCAGGACCTCACGATCATGGACGCGTGCCTGGAAACGGGCGTGCATTACCTTGACACCGCCAACTACGAGCCGCGCGACGAGGCCAAGTTCGAGTACCACTGGCAGTGGGCCTACCGCGAACGCTTCGAGAGAGCGGGGCTGATGGCGCTGCTCGGCTGCGGCTTCGACCCCGGCGCCACGAACGTCTTCACGGCGCACCACGCCAAGCACCACTTCGAGGAAATCCATTACCTCGACATCGTGGACTGCAACAACGGCAACCACGGCAAGGCGTTCGCCACCAATTTCAACCCGGAAATCAACATCCGCGAGATCACCGCGAACGGGCGCTACTGGGAAAACGGCGGGTGGGTCGAAACTCAGCCCCTCGAAATCTCGCAGGACATCTACTACCCCAACGTGGCGACCCGCAAGAGCTTCGTCCTCTACCACGAGGAACTCGAATCGCTCGTCGTCAACTTCCCGACCATCAAGCGGGCCCGCTTCTGGATGACCTTCGGGGAAGCCTACATCAAGCACCTCACCGTGCTGGAGGCGGTGGGCATGACGAGCATCGAGCCCATCAACTTCCGCGGACAGCAGATCGCGCCCATCGAGTTCCTCAAGGCCGTGCTCCCCGCCCCCGAGTCGCTGGCGGCGAACTATACCGGGCAGACCTGCATCGGCGTGCAGGCGCGCGGCATCGGCAAGGACGGCGAGCCGAACAAGGTCCACTTCGTCTACAACGTCAAGGACCACGCCGAATGCTACCGCGAGGTGCAGGCGCAGGGCGTCTCGTACACGACCGGCGTGCCCGCCATGATCGGCGCGATGCTGATGCTGCAAAAGACGTGGTTCAAACCCGGCGTCTACAACGTCGAGGAGTTCGACCCCGACCCCTTCATCGCCGGGATGAACAGGTGGGGCCTGCCGGTGGACGAACTGGGCGGCATTCAGCTCGTGTTGGACTGA
- the aceA gene encoding isocitrate lyase, with protein MTPTPRTHAEILEKTWKTEERWQGIRRNYSADEVVRLRGSLPVEHTLAKHGAQKLWRLMKEEPFVNALGALTGNQAMQQVKAGLKAIYLSGWQVAADANNAGQMYPDQSLYPASSVPDVVRRINHTLRRADQIQHAEGRGDVDYFVPIVADAEAGFGGPLNAFELMKAMIEAGAAGVHFEDQLASEKKCGHLGGKVLVPTSQFIRTLNAARLAADVSGVPTVLIARTDADAANLLTSDIDDNDRPFTTGERTPEGFFYVRPGIEQAISRALAYAPYADVIWCETSVPNLEDARRFAEAVHARFPGKLLAYNCSPSFNWRKNLDDETIARFQRELGAMGYKFQFITLAGFHSLNYSMFELAHGYARKQMSAFVELQEKEFAAQDRGFTAVKHQREVGTGYFDLVANAAGGGQSSTTALAGSTEAQQFAAAHD; from the coding sequence ATGACCCCCACCCCCCGCACGCACGCCGAGATTCTGGAAAAGACCTGGAAGACCGAGGAGCGCTGGCAGGGCATCCGGCGCAACTACTCCGCCGATGAGGTGGTGCGGCTGCGCGGCAGCCTGCCCGTCGAGCACACCCTCGCCAAGCACGGGGCGCAGAAGCTCTGGCGGCTGATGAAGGAAGAACCCTTCGTGAACGCCCTCGGCGCGCTGACGGGCAACCAGGCGATGCAGCAGGTGAAGGCGGGACTCAAGGCGATCTACCTCAGCGGCTGGCAGGTGGCCGCCGACGCCAACAACGCCGGGCAGATGTACCCCGACCAGAGCCTTTACCCGGCGTCCTCGGTGCCGGACGTGGTGCGGCGGATCAACCACACCCTGCGGCGGGCCGACCAGATTCAGCACGCCGAGGGCAGGGGCGACGTGGACTACTTCGTGCCCATCGTCGCTGACGCGGAGGCGGGCTTCGGCGGCCCCCTGAACGCCTTCGAACTCATGAAGGCGATGATCGAGGCGGGCGCGGCGGGCGTCCACTTCGAGGACCAGCTCGCCTCCGAGAAGAAGTGCGGCCACCTGGGCGGCAAGGTGCTCGTGCCCACCTCCCAGTTCATCCGCACGCTCAACGCCGCCCGCCTCGCCGCCGACGTGTCCGGCGTGCCCACCGTCCTGATCGCCCGCACCGACGCGGACGCCGCCAACCTCCTCACCAGCGACATCGACGACAACGACAGGCCCTTCACGACGGGCGAGCGCACCCCGGAGGGCTTTTTCTACGTCCGCCCCGGCATCGAGCAGGCGATCAGCCGCGCGCTGGCCTACGCCCCCTACGCCGACGTGATCTGGTGCGAGACGAGCGTTCCCAACCTCGAAGACGCGCGGCGCTTCGCCGAGGCCGTCCACGCCAGGTTCCCCGGCAAGCTCCTCGCGTACAACTGCTCGCCGTCGTTCAACTGGCGGAAGAACCTCGACGACGAGACCATCGCCCGCTTCCAGCGCGAACTGGGCGCGATGGGCTACAAGTTCCAGTTCATCACGCTGGCGGGCTTTCACTCGCTGAACTACTCGATGTTCGAGCTGGCCCACGGCTACGCCCGCAAGCAGATGAGCGCCTTCGTCGAGCTTCAGGAAAAGGAGTTCGCCGCCCAGGACCGGGGCTTCACCGCCGTCAAGCACCAGCGCGAGGTCGGCACCGGCTACTTCGATCTCGTCGCCAACGCGGCGGGCGGCGGCCAGAGCAGCACGACGGCGCTGGCGGGGAGCACCGAGGCGCAGCAGTTCGCGGCGGCGCACGACTGA
- a CDS encoding DHH family phosphoesterase, which yields MNDVASNYAQDVAAVAAKLQNHPGPLVVLSHENPDGDALGSVLGLARALRAMGKTVIAPMDVPRYLRFLPEPGELSEPLTEWPENALAAVLDVDNNDPARVAGADLTTFTGGVVNVDHHGTNRRQATALMVDPAQPATAMMVADLVDELGAPWSEAIATPLMLGMITDTGSFRFSSVTPATFETAARLLSHGARLGWLNDQLGQNPRTYYLLLREVLGTLEFLHGGRVVLARVDDAMLTRAGASWEDVESYSGLLRSAEGAELAVIAKDYGDRVKLSLRSRGPVSAQNIAVALGGGGHVPAAGATVALSYPEVREKLDEAISAELARVDAAE from the coding sequence ATGAATGACGTCGCCTCGAACTACGCTCAGGACGTCGCGGCGGTCGCGGCCAAACTCCAGAACCACCCCGGCCCCCTCGTCGTGCTCAGCCACGAGAACCCCGACGGCGACGCGCTGGGCAGCGTCCTCGGCCTCGCGCGGGCGCTGCGGGCGATGGGCAAGACGGTGATCGCCCCGATGGACGTGCCCCGCTACCTGCGCTTCCTGCCCGAGCCCGGAGAGCTGAGTGAGCCGCTGACCGAATGGCCCGAGAACGCCCTCGCCGCCGTCCTCGACGTGGACAACAACGACCCGGCGCGGGTGGCGGGCGCCGACCTGACCACCTTCACGGGCGGGGTCGTCAACGTGGACCACCACGGCACCAACCGCAGGCAGGCGACGGCGCTGATGGTGGACCCCGCCCAGCCCGCGACCGCGATGATGGTCGCCGACCTTGTGGACGAGTTGGGGGCGCCGTGGTCGGAGGCGATTGCCACCCCCTTGATGCTCGGCATGATCACGGACACGGGCTCGTTCCGCTTCAGTAGCGTGACCCCGGCGACCTTCGAGACCGCCGCCCGGCTCCTTTCTCACGGCGCAAGACTCGGCTGGCTGAACGACCAACTCGGCCAGAACCCGCGCACCTATTACCTGCTGCTGCGCGAGGTGCTGGGCACCCTCGAATTCCTGCACGGCGGGCGGGTGGTCCTCGCCCGGGTGGACGACGCCATGCTCACGCGGGCGGGCGCGAGCTGGGAGGACGTGGAGTCGTACTCGGGTCTGCTGCGCAGCGCGGAGGGCGCCGAACTCGCCGTCATCGCCAAGGACTACGGCGACCGGGTGAAGCTCTCCCTGCGCTCGCGGGGGCCCGTCAGCGCGCAGAACATCGCCGTCGCGCTCGGCGGGGGCGGACATGTCCCGGCGGCGGGGGCGACGGTAGCCCTCTCCTACCCGGAGGTGCGGGAAAAGCTGGACGAGGCGATCAGCGCCGAACTCGCGCGGGTGGACGCGGCGGAATAA
- a CDS encoding DegV family protein, with amino-acid sequence MTIAIVTDSTSDLAPALREQHGIRSVPLYVLFDGKMHKDGIDITPADLFRGLKEGKKTPSTSQPSPAEFAAVYGEALSAADEVISVHISGQLSGTVGSARLAAQDFGGRVTVVDSRSASLTLGMMALRAADRAREGRNSAEIVAELERVAAVANIRFTVDTLDFLRINGRIGGAQALLGSLLNIKPILTVKDGRVESAGRVRGHKKAVADIVDHVRTYASAHGEVRVAFLATLGGEEYVREIRAGLEGVTFTDLGDHQIGAVIATHTGPGTMGVTVEPVTV; translated from the coding sequence ATGACCATCGCCATCGTGACGGACTCGACCAGCGACCTCGCACCCGCGCTGCGCGAACAGCACGGCATCCGGAGCGTGCCGCTGTACGTGCTGTTCGACGGCAAGATGCACAAAGACGGCATCGACATCACCCCCGCCGACCTCTTCCGGGGCCTGAAGGAGGGCAAGAAGACGCCCAGCACGTCACAGCCCAGCCCCGCCGAGTTCGCCGCCGTGTACGGGGAGGCGCTTTCGGCGGCCGACGAGGTGATCAGCGTCCACATCAGCGGGCAGCTCTCGGGCACGGTGGGCAGCGCGCGGCTGGCGGCCCAGGACTTCGGAGGCCGGGTGACGGTGGTGGACAGCCGCTCGGCGAGCCTGACCCTCGGGATGATGGCCCTGCGCGCCGCCGACCGGGCCCGCGAGGGTCGAAACAGCGCCGAGATCGTCGCCGAGCTGGAACGGGTCGCGGCGGTCGCCAACATCCGCTTCACGGTGGACACCCTCGACTTCCTGCGGATCAACGGGCGCATCGGGGGCGCGCAGGCCCTGCTCGGGAGCCTGCTCAACATCAAGCCGATCCTGACGGTCAAGGACGGGCGGGTCGAGTCCGCCGGGCGGGTGCGCGGGCACAAGAAGGCGGTCGCGGACATCGTGGATCACGTCCGCACCTATGCCTCCGCGCACGGCGAGGTGCGGGTGGCCTTTCTGGCGACTCTGGGCGGCGAGGAGTACGTCCGGGAAATCCGCGCCGGACTGGAGGGCGTGACCTTCACCGACCTCGGCGACCACCAGATCGGCGCCGTGATCGCCACCCACACCGGCCCCGGCACGATGGGCGTGACGGTCGAACCCGTCACCGTGTGA